The following proteins are co-located in the Paralichthys olivaceus isolate ysfri-2021 chromosome 2, ASM2471397v2, whole genome shotgun sequence genome:
- the LOC109638442 gene encoding parathymosin — MADTAVEKTAPAEVTAKELKEKKEVEVEEKKKKEEEEKTEEKKTDNGDAPANGTNGANHSDKVEEPKEDEHKNGDDKAEEAPPAEETDAQPVKRAADEEEEKTETKKQKTEENGDSKEAEVKA; from the exons ATGGCCGACACCGCTGTTGAGAAGACCGCCCCCGCAGAGGTTACAGCCAAG gagctgaaggagaagaaagaagtcgaagtggaggagaagaagaagaaggaggaggaggagaagacggaggagaagaagacgGACAACGGGGACGCACCTGCCAATGGCACA AACGGAGCCAATCACAGCGACAAAGTGGAAGAACCCAAAGAGGACGAACACAAGAATGGAGATG ATAAAGCAGAGGAGGCGCCCCCTGCTGAGGAGACTGATGCACAGCCTGTGAAGCGTGCagctgatgaggaggag GAAAAGACGGAGACTAAAAAACAGAAGACGGAGGAAAATGGAGATTCTAAAGAGGCCGAAGTGAAGGCTTAA
- the slc45a1 gene encoding proton-associated sugar transporter A isoform X2, whose translation MSSPGMGTPTDPLLASPGGRLSTAQEGIWRSSLPKTASFPTSTTRHLSHRANNFQRQPKRRKLIRPSPPPPPNTPCPLDQLDLSELPPRRTFHELLFNGCILFGIEFSYAMETAYVTPVLLQMGLPDQFYSLVWFISPILGFLVQPLIGAWSDRCTSRFGRRRPFIFALAIGALLGLTLVLNGRDIGGALDDTALNHKWGIVLTICGVVLMDFSADSADNPSHAYMMDVCSPEDQDRGLNIHALLAGLGGGFGYIVGGINWDQTQFGRSMGGQLRVIYLFTSITLVIATAMTLMSIPERPLPKSQPNKNSKNLLKSPSLPLPPSPPVRPGSNLGLDEEDEDGLYSYNFTKSHPPDPLAHSCSANACLCAGLSSPISPLSPLTPKYGSFISRDSSLTGINEFASSLGTSYIDSVLIDCYTGQQTPQALAPNSTTAPLPPGDSPLPEGSTQGTGSHPVGQTQAEVASHPGAEAQDAEAPQPEGDAQSHGASQVTAGGQPGVGSHRGSAAGILKRPQSLALIEEPMATQVVGLENGRRRTVTFSQQVANILLNGVRYESDLSENVETGESQMSMKLLCIAIYRMPPSLRSLCTNHFLGWLSFEGMLLFYTDFMGEVVFKGDPKAPHDSEAYQRYNAGVSMGCWGMCIYAFSAAFYSAILEKLEERFSLRTLYFFAYLAFGLGTGLATLSTNLYVVLSLCVTYGVLFSSLCTLPYSLLCEYYQSPQFCGSSEEGTRRGMGVDISLLSCQYFLAQILVSVAMGPLTSLVGGAQGVMYFSSLMSFVGCLYSSLFVVYQLPPPEGRGEVETGV comes from the exons GGCGGAAGTTGATAAGACCCTCTCCGCCTCCACCGCCCAACACACCCTGTCCTCTGGACCAGCTGGACCTCAGTGAACTTCCTCCGAGACGCACCTTCCATGAGCTGCTCTTCAATGGCTGCATCCTGTTTGGGATTGAATTCAGCTATGCCATGGAAACAGCTTATGTGACGCCTGTGCTTCTACAGATGGGCCTCCCCGATCAGTTCTACAGCTTGGTTTGGTTTATTAGCCCAATACTTG GATTCCTCGTTCAGCCTCTCATTGGAGCCTGGAGTGATCGATGTACATCACGGTTTGGGCGAAGGAGACCATTCATATTTGCCTTGGCTATAG GGGCTTTGCTTGGTCTAACCCTGGTGCTGAATGGGCGAGACATTGGAGGAGCTCTGGATGACACAGCTTTAAATCACAAGTGGGGGATTGTCCTGACGATATGTGGTGTGGTCCTGATGGACTTTAGTGCTGATTCAGCCGACAATCCAAGCCATGCCTACATGATGGATGTATGCAGTCCAGAAGACCAGGATCGGGGGCTGAACATCCATGCACTGCTGGCAG gacTAGGAGGTGGGTTTGGTTACATCGTGGGTGGCATCAACTGGGACCAGACACAGTTTGGAAGGTCGATGGGAGGTCAACTGCGGGTTATATACCTGTTTACGAGCATCACTTTGGTGATCGCCACAGCCATGACTCTGATGAGTATCCCTGAGCGGCCGCTACCAAAGAGCCAGCCAAACAAAAACTCCAAAAACCTTCTGAAGAGCCCCagtcttcccctccctccctcccctcctgtcCGCCCAGGATCCAATTTGGGACTGGACGAAGAAGATGAGGATGGTCTTTACAGCTACAATTTCACAAAATCTCACCCTCCCGACCCTCTGGCCCATTCTTGCAGTGCCAATGCATGCCTCTGTGCCGGCCTCAGTAGCCCCATATCGCCACTGAGCCCCCTCACTCCAAAATACGGCAGCTTCATCAGTAGGGACAGCTCATTAACTGGCATCAATGAGTTTGCCTCCTCATTAGGAACCTCCTACATAGACAGTGTGCTCATAGACTGCTACACGGGTCAGCAGACACCACAAGCCCTCGCCCCGAATTCCACCACTGCACCGTTGCCTCCAGGGGACTCCCCTCTTCCAGAGGGATCCACACAGGGGACAGGGAGTCATCCTGTAGGACAGACCCAGGCTGAGGTGGCGTCTCATCCCGGCGCAGAAGCTCAGGATGCCGAAGCGCCCCAGCCCGAGGGAGATGCACAATCTCATGGAGCATCTCAGGTCACAGCTGGAGGTCAGCCAGGTGTGGGGTCACACCGGGGCTCCGCCGCTGGTATCCTGAAGAGACCCCAGAGTCTTGCACTAATAGAGGAGCCCATGGCAACGCAGGTTGTCGGGCTGGAGAACGGACGCAGAAGAACAGTGACCTTCAGCCAGCAG GTTGCAAACATTTTGCTGAATGGAGTGCGGTATGAGAGTGATCTGAGTGAGAATGTGGAGACAGGAGAATCCCAAATGTCAATGAAGCTGCTGTGTATAGCCATCTACAGGATGCCTCCTTCCCTGCGGAGTTTATGCACTAATCATTTTTTGG gcTGGCTGTCCTTTGAAGGCATGCTGCTCTTCTACACCGACTTCATGGGGGAGGTTGTGTTCAAAGGAGACCCCAAAGCACCCCACGACTCTGAGGCTTACCAACGCTACAATGCTGGCGTTAGCATGGGCTGCTGGGGCATGTGCATCTATGCATTCAGTGCTGCTTTCTACTCAG CCATATTGGAGAAACTAGAGGAGCGTTTCTCTCTTCGCACTCTGTATTTTTTTGCCTACTTGGCGTTTGGTTTGGGCACAGGCCTTGCCACACTGTCCACCAACCTCTACGTGGTACTGTCCCTCTGTGTCACCTACGGGGTGCTCTTCTCCTCACTATGCACGCTGCCTTACTCTCTGCTGTGTGAATACTACCAGAGCCCTCAG TTTTGTGGCTCATCAGAGGAAGGGACCAGACGAGGGATGGGGGTGGACATCTCTCTGCTCAGCTGCCAGTATTTCCTGGCTCAGATCCTGGTCTCTGTGGCGATGGGACCTCTGACCTCATTGGTGGGTGGGGCCCAGGGAGTGATGTACTTTTCAAGCCTGATGTCATTCGTGGGCTGCCTGTACTCCTCCCTCTTCGTGGTGTACCAGCTGCCCCCCCCTGAGG GAAGAGGAGAAGTTGAAACTGGGGTGTGA
- the slc45a1 gene encoding proton-associated sugar transporter A isoform X1 — MSSPGMGTPTDPLLASPGGRLSTAQEGIWRSSLPKTASFPTSTTRHLSHRANNFQRQPKRRKLIRPSPPPPPNTPCPLDQLDLSELPPRRTFHELLFNGCILFGIEFSYAMETAYVTPVLLQMGLPDQFYSLVWFISPILGFLVQPLIGAWSDRCTSRFGRRRPFIFALAIGALLGLTLVLNGRDIGGALDDTALNHKWGIVLTICGVVLMDFSADSADNPSHAYMMDVCSPEDQDRGLNIHALLAGLGGGFGYIVGGINWDQTQFGRSMGGQLRVIYLFTSITLVIATAMTLMSIPERPLPKSQPNKNSKNLLKSPSLPLPPSPPVRPGSNLGLDEEDEDGLYSYNFTKSHPPDPLAHSCSANACLCAGLSSPISPLSPLTPKYGSFISRDSSLTGINEFASSLGTSYIDSVLIDCYTGQQTPQALAPNSTTAPLPPGDSPLPEGSTQGTGSHPVGQTQAEVASHPGAEAQDAEAPQPEGDAQSHGASQVTAGGQPGVGSHRGSAAGILKRPQSLALIEEPMATQVVGLENGRRRTVTFSQQVANILLNGVRYESDLSENVETGESQMSMKLLCIAIYRMPPSLRSLCTNHFLGWLSFEGMLLFYTDFMGEVVFKGDPKAPHDSEAYQRYNAGVSMGCWGMCIYAFSAAFYSAILEKLEERFSLRTLYFFAYLAFGLGTGLATLSTNLYVVLSLCVTYGVLFSSLCTLPYSLLCEYYQSPQFCGSSEEGTRRGMGVDISLLSCQYFLAQILVSVAMGPLTSLVGGAQGVMYFSSLMSFVGCLYSSLFVVYQLPPPEGEPTDSETQPLLVHI; from the exons GGCGGAAGTTGATAAGACCCTCTCCGCCTCCACCGCCCAACACACCCTGTCCTCTGGACCAGCTGGACCTCAGTGAACTTCCTCCGAGACGCACCTTCCATGAGCTGCTCTTCAATGGCTGCATCCTGTTTGGGATTGAATTCAGCTATGCCATGGAAACAGCTTATGTGACGCCTGTGCTTCTACAGATGGGCCTCCCCGATCAGTTCTACAGCTTGGTTTGGTTTATTAGCCCAATACTTG GATTCCTCGTTCAGCCTCTCATTGGAGCCTGGAGTGATCGATGTACATCACGGTTTGGGCGAAGGAGACCATTCATATTTGCCTTGGCTATAG GGGCTTTGCTTGGTCTAACCCTGGTGCTGAATGGGCGAGACATTGGAGGAGCTCTGGATGACACAGCTTTAAATCACAAGTGGGGGATTGTCCTGACGATATGTGGTGTGGTCCTGATGGACTTTAGTGCTGATTCAGCCGACAATCCAAGCCATGCCTACATGATGGATGTATGCAGTCCAGAAGACCAGGATCGGGGGCTGAACATCCATGCACTGCTGGCAG gacTAGGAGGTGGGTTTGGTTACATCGTGGGTGGCATCAACTGGGACCAGACACAGTTTGGAAGGTCGATGGGAGGTCAACTGCGGGTTATATACCTGTTTACGAGCATCACTTTGGTGATCGCCACAGCCATGACTCTGATGAGTATCCCTGAGCGGCCGCTACCAAAGAGCCAGCCAAACAAAAACTCCAAAAACCTTCTGAAGAGCCCCagtcttcccctccctccctcccctcctgtcCGCCCAGGATCCAATTTGGGACTGGACGAAGAAGATGAGGATGGTCTTTACAGCTACAATTTCACAAAATCTCACCCTCCCGACCCTCTGGCCCATTCTTGCAGTGCCAATGCATGCCTCTGTGCCGGCCTCAGTAGCCCCATATCGCCACTGAGCCCCCTCACTCCAAAATACGGCAGCTTCATCAGTAGGGACAGCTCATTAACTGGCATCAATGAGTTTGCCTCCTCATTAGGAACCTCCTACATAGACAGTGTGCTCATAGACTGCTACACGGGTCAGCAGACACCACAAGCCCTCGCCCCGAATTCCACCACTGCACCGTTGCCTCCAGGGGACTCCCCTCTTCCAGAGGGATCCACACAGGGGACAGGGAGTCATCCTGTAGGACAGACCCAGGCTGAGGTGGCGTCTCATCCCGGCGCAGAAGCTCAGGATGCCGAAGCGCCCCAGCCCGAGGGAGATGCACAATCTCATGGAGCATCTCAGGTCACAGCTGGAGGTCAGCCAGGTGTGGGGTCACACCGGGGCTCCGCCGCTGGTATCCTGAAGAGACCCCAGAGTCTTGCACTAATAGAGGAGCCCATGGCAACGCAGGTTGTCGGGCTGGAGAACGGACGCAGAAGAACAGTGACCTTCAGCCAGCAG GTTGCAAACATTTTGCTGAATGGAGTGCGGTATGAGAGTGATCTGAGTGAGAATGTGGAGACAGGAGAATCCCAAATGTCAATGAAGCTGCTGTGTATAGCCATCTACAGGATGCCTCCTTCCCTGCGGAGTTTATGCACTAATCATTTTTTGG gcTGGCTGTCCTTTGAAGGCATGCTGCTCTTCTACACCGACTTCATGGGGGAGGTTGTGTTCAAAGGAGACCCCAAAGCACCCCACGACTCTGAGGCTTACCAACGCTACAATGCTGGCGTTAGCATGGGCTGCTGGGGCATGTGCATCTATGCATTCAGTGCTGCTTTCTACTCAG CCATATTGGAGAAACTAGAGGAGCGTTTCTCTCTTCGCACTCTGTATTTTTTTGCCTACTTGGCGTTTGGTTTGGGCACAGGCCTTGCCACACTGTCCACCAACCTCTACGTGGTACTGTCCCTCTGTGTCACCTACGGGGTGCTCTTCTCCTCACTATGCACGCTGCCTTACTCTCTGCTGTGTGAATACTACCAGAGCCCTCAG TTTTGTGGCTCATCAGAGGAAGGGACCAGACGAGGGATGGGGGTGGACATCTCTCTGCTCAGCTGCCAGTATTTCCTGGCTCAGATCCTGGTCTCTGTGGCGATGGGACCTCTGACCTCATTGGTGGGTGGGGCCCAGGGAGTGATGTACTTTTCAAGCCTGATGTCATTCGTGGGCTGCCTGTACTCCTCCCTCTTCGTGGTGTACCAGCTGCCCCCCCCTGAGGGTGAGCCCACCGATAGCGAGACCCAGCCACTATTGGTGCACATTTAG
- the slc45a1 gene encoding proton-associated sugar transporter A isoform X3 codes for MSSPGMGTPTDPLLASPGGRLSTAQEGIWRSSLPKTASFPTSTTRHLSHRANNFQRQPKRRKLIRPSPPPPPNTPCPLDQLDLSELPPRRTFHELLFNGCILFGIEFSYAMETAYVTPVLLQMGLPDQFYSLVWFISPILGFLVQPLIGAWSDRCTSRFGRRRPFIFALAIGALLGLTLVLNGRDIGGALDDTALNHKWGIVLTICGVVLMDFSADSADNPSHAYMMDVCSPEDQDRGLNIHALLAGLGGGFGYIVGGINWDQTQFGRSMGGQLRVIYLFTSITLVIATAMTLMSIPERPLPKSQPNKNSKNLLKSPSLPLPPSPPVRPGSNLGLDEEDEDGLYSYNFTKSHPPDPLAHSCSANACLCAGLSSPISPLSPLTPKYGSFISRDSSLTGINEFASSLGTSYIDSVLIDCYTGQQTPQALAPNSTTAPLPPGDSPLPEGSTQGTGSHPVGQTQAEVASHPGAEAQDAEAPQPEGDAQSHGASQVTAGGQPGVGSHRGSAAGILKRPQSLALIEEPMATQVVGLENGRRRTVTFSQQVANILLNGVRYESDLSENVETGESQMSMKLLCIAIYRMPPSLRSLCTNHFLGWLSFEGMLLFYTDFMGEVVFKGDPKAPHDSEAYQRYNAGVSMGCWGMCIYAFSAAFYSVLWLIRGRDQTRDGGGHLSAQLPVFPGSDPGLCGDGTSDLIGGWGPGSDVLFKPDVIRGLPVLLPLRGVPAAPP; via the exons GGCGGAAGTTGATAAGACCCTCTCCGCCTCCACCGCCCAACACACCCTGTCCTCTGGACCAGCTGGACCTCAGTGAACTTCCTCCGAGACGCACCTTCCATGAGCTGCTCTTCAATGGCTGCATCCTGTTTGGGATTGAATTCAGCTATGCCATGGAAACAGCTTATGTGACGCCTGTGCTTCTACAGATGGGCCTCCCCGATCAGTTCTACAGCTTGGTTTGGTTTATTAGCCCAATACTTG GATTCCTCGTTCAGCCTCTCATTGGAGCCTGGAGTGATCGATGTACATCACGGTTTGGGCGAAGGAGACCATTCATATTTGCCTTGGCTATAG GGGCTTTGCTTGGTCTAACCCTGGTGCTGAATGGGCGAGACATTGGAGGAGCTCTGGATGACACAGCTTTAAATCACAAGTGGGGGATTGTCCTGACGATATGTGGTGTGGTCCTGATGGACTTTAGTGCTGATTCAGCCGACAATCCAAGCCATGCCTACATGATGGATGTATGCAGTCCAGAAGACCAGGATCGGGGGCTGAACATCCATGCACTGCTGGCAG gacTAGGAGGTGGGTTTGGTTACATCGTGGGTGGCATCAACTGGGACCAGACACAGTTTGGAAGGTCGATGGGAGGTCAACTGCGGGTTATATACCTGTTTACGAGCATCACTTTGGTGATCGCCACAGCCATGACTCTGATGAGTATCCCTGAGCGGCCGCTACCAAAGAGCCAGCCAAACAAAAACTCCAAAAACCTTCTGAAGAGCCCCagtcttcccctccctccctcccctcctgtcCGCCCAGGATCCAATTTGGGACTGGACGAAGAAGATGAGGATGGTCTTTACAGCTACAATTTCACAAAATCTCACCCTCCCGACCCTCTGGCCCATTCTTGCAGTGCCAATGCATGCCTCTGTGCCGGCCTCAGTAGCCCCATATCGCCACTGAGCCCCCTCACTCCAAAATACGGCAGCTTCATCAGTAGGGACAGCTCATTAACTGGCATCAATGAGTTTGCCTCCTCATTAGGAACCTCCTACATAGACAGTGTGCTCATAGACTGCTACACGGGTCAGCAGACACCACAAGCCCTCGCCCCGAATTCCACCACTGCACCGTTGCCTCCAGGGGACTCCCCTCTTCCAGAGGGATCCACACAGGGGACAGGGAGTCATCCTGTAGGACAGACCCAGGCTGAGGTGGCGTCTCATCCCGGCGCAGAAGCTCAGGATGCCGAAGCGCCCCAGCCCGAGGGAGATGCACAATCTCATGGAGCATCTCAGGTCACAGCTGGAGGTCAGCCAGGTGTGGGGTCACACCGGGGCTCCGCCGCTGGTATCCTGAAGAGACCCCAGAGTCTTGCACTAATAGAGGAGCCCATGGCAACGCAGGTTGTCGGGCTGGAGAACGGACGCAGAAGAACAGTGACCTTCAGCCAGCAG GTTGCAAACATTTTGCTGAATGGAGTGCGGTATGAGAGTGATCTGAGTGAGAATGTGGAGACAGGAGAATCCCAAATGTCAATGAAGCTGCTGTGTATAGCCATCTACAGGATGCCTCCTTCCCTGCGGAGTTTATGCACTAATCATTTTTTGG gcTGGCTGTCCTTTGAAGGCATGCTGCTCTTCTACACCGACTTCATGGGGGAGGTTGTGTTCAAAGGAGACCCCAAAGCACCCCACGACTCTGAGGCTTACCAACGCTACAATGCTGGCGTTAGCATGGGCTGCTGGGGCATGTGCATCTATGCATTCAGTGCTGCTTTCTACTCAG TTTTGTGGCTCATCAGAGGAAGGGACCAGACGAGGGATGGGGGTGGACATCTCTCTGCTCAGCTGCCAGTATTTCCTGGCTCAGATCCTGGTCTCTGTGGCGATGGGACCTCTGACCTCATTGGTGGGTGGGGCCCAGGGAGTGATGTACTTTTCAAGCCTGATGTCATTCGTGGGCTGCCTGTACTCCTCCCTCTTCGTGGTGTACCAGCTGCCCCCCCCTGA